In a single window of the Clarias gariepinus isolate MV-2021 ecotype Netherlands chromosome 16, CGAR_prim_01v2, whole genome shotgun sequence genome:
- the LOC128544672 gene encoding toll-like receptor 13, translating into MHLFSSAVLTSLLACTLCWVSEKCVVFEDYMDENIVDKCPKSNLSGSCKGVSNVALDLAGIPSHLEVLCLHLAKDPCLHPNSFSRFTKLTSLIITGSISTVLPGAFKNLLSLKRLEITCLQSLNISFSSEIFSDLQNIQILLIVNCKLSSMTTDVFKGMVKLETLTLTDSIDDFSELLCRLTFVSSSLNYLDVFAEKLVNVSTPVCAFSNGTSFDVKFHKFETLFLEFNLDSVMNKTVMKYFPKIDVLKTYFTTFEVLKSEFTNIDILGLTYFSEFSSFKEICQATHDLSSTGIIVSFPNVTKSFVPDLERCMGLEHLLIYCEEKCTAMNLTFINVLKNLTLLFIKWKLTPESINRDRPLALCENQSDLITKLKTVNLFTNNFIRIGPRHFNCLQELEELYWAKSEIEHIEDFTFNSTRFLKTLDLSRNKISQLTNFTFFGLSNLKTLLLEENRLLMIETWTLLPLTSVEFVNLGVFQYSSSEPSKIQINLSLPENLTKLSISSGIRPMTLILNNSKKSQVGLSLNVSGQSVTFQDCDNTLFKSLVELTAETEQLLCGQSFPGQFLKSLRHLMIRANRKTAQMDLTDLNQLVNLKSLILFNVDLSRQSGLDVIFHNLSNLEYLYMSFCSVPLLEKDLSRDLKSLKVMFLHADDVFSVMENFIEPLKNLRYLILKDALLHCSCDNAWITNWAKYVQNVQVNFRDSTLEMLQCKTADETKFLQKFAQENCFINVDFFLFVSTSLGLVFFMLVVLLHQLVGDYLLAFFHIARAWVEEAMRANRKGHYHFDVFVSYSGKDERWVMDELLPNLGKRGPPSLKLCLHSRDFELGKDIVENITDSLYKSRHTLCLVSRNYLRSTWCSLEMRLATYRLLAEHRDVLVLVFLEKVPHQLLNVHHRLSRLVKTRTYMDWPHDPALHNAFWERLWKKLAPDSA; encoded by the coding sequence ATGCATCTTTTCTCTTCTGCTGTTTTAACGAGTCTTCTGGCTTGTACGCTGTGTTGGGTgtctgaaaaatgtgttgtcttTGAAGATTACATGGATGAAAACATAGTGGATAAATGTCCAAAAAGTAACCTGTCAGGATCCTGTAAAGGCGTCTCCAATGTGGCACTCGATCTCGCTGGGATTCCATCTCATCTTGAGGTCCTCTGTTTGCATCTTGCAAAGGATCCGTGTCTGCATCCTAACTCTTTCTCAAGGTTTACGAAGCTCACAAGCCTAATAATCACGGGATCTATCTCAACTGTCCTCCCTGGagcttttaaaaatcttttgagTCTGAAAAGACTGGAAATTACCTGCTTACAATCATTGAACATTTCCTTTTCATCTGAGATTTTCAGTGACCTTCAGAACATCCAAATACTTTTGATCGTCAACTGCAAGCTCTCGTCCATGACAACAGACGTGTTCAAAGGGATGGTAAAGTTGGAAACTCTCACATTAACTGACAGTATAGATGACTTTTCTGAGTTGTTGTGCAGATTAACATTTGTGTCATCGTCATTAAACTATTTAGATGTATTTGCTGAGAAATTAGTTAATGTTTCAACGCCAGTTTGTGCTTTTTCTAACGGGACTTCTTTTGATGTTAAGTTTCATAAATTTGAGACCCTCTTTCTTGAGTTTAATTTGGATAGtgtaatgaataaaacagtgaTGAAATATTTCCCAAAAAtagatgttttaaaaacatattttactacATTTGAAGTTTTAAAATCTGAATTTACAAACATTGACATTTTAGGTTTAACTTATTTTAGTGAGTTTAGCAGCTTTAAAGAAATCTGTCAAGCCACACATGACCTTTCGTCGACTGGCATCATTGTGTCATTCCCAAATGTAACCAAGTCTTTCGTGCCCGATCTGGAACGATGCATGGGCCTTGAAcatcttttaatttattgtgaAGAAAAATGTACAGCAATGAATTTAACATTCATCAATGTTCTAAAAAATCTtacattattgtttattaaatggAAACTTACTCCAGAGAGCATTAATAGGGACAGGCCATTGGCACTGTGTGAAAATCAGAGTGATCTTATTACAAAACTCAAAACAGTAAATCTTTTTACAAACAATTTCATAAGAATTGGCCCCAGACATTTTAACTGCCTGCAAGAACTCGAGGAACTGTACTGGGCTAAAAGTGAGATTGAACATATTGaagattttacatttaacagtACAAGATTTCTTAAAACTTTGGACCTCAGTCGTAATAAAATATCTCAACTCACAAACTTTACCTTCTTCGGTTTATCTAACCTAAAAACTCTCCTACTTGAAGAAAATAGGCTGCTTATGATTGAGACGTGGACTTTACTTCCTTTAACATCTGTAGAGTTTGTAAATTTGGGAGTCTTTCAGTATTCCTCCTCTGAACCGTCAAAGATCCAGATCAACCTCAGCCTTCCTGAAAACTTGACTAAGTTGTCCATCAGCTCCGGAATACGACCAATGACTCTTATTTTAAACAACAGCAAGAAATCCCAGGTGGGGCTCAGCCTCAATGTTTCTGGCCAGTCTGTGACTTTTCAGGATTGTGACAATACGCTTTTCAAATCTCTTGTTGAATTAACTGCAGAGACAGAGCAATTGCTCTGTGGTCAGTCCTTTCCTGGTCAGTTCCTCAAGTCTTTGAGACATCTTATGATCAGAGCAAATCGCAAGACGGCACAAATGGATTTGACAGATTTGAACCAACTGGTCAACCTGAAGAGTCTGATCCTCTTTAATGTGGATTTGTCTCGGCAGTCTGGTCTTGATGTGATTTTTCACAACTTGTCCAATCTGGAGTATCTCTATATGTCCTTTTGCTCAGTACCTTTATTGGAGAAAGACTTGAGCAGAGACCTGAAGTCACTAAAAGTGATGTTTTTGCATGCAGACGATGTGTTCAGTGTGATGGAAAACTTTATCGAGCCCCTGAAGAACCTTCGCTATCTCATCCTTAAAGACGCACTTCTACACTGTAGCTGTGACAATGCTTGGATTACCAACTGGGCAAAGTATGTACAGAACGTTCAGGTCAATTTTCGTGATAGCACATTGGAAATGTTACAGTGTAAAACTGCGGATGAAACCAAGTTCCTGCAGAAATTTGCTCAAGAAAACTGTTTCATCAATGTggactttttcctttttgtctcCACTTCTCTGGGACTGGTGTTCTTCATGCTGGTAGTGCTGCTCCATCAGCTGGTTGGAGATTACCTGCTGGCTTTCTTTCACATAGCTCGGGCCTGGGTAGAGGAAGCCATGAGGGCAAACAGAAAAGGACATTACCACTTCGATGTTTTCGTGTCTTACTCTGGGAAGGATGAGCGCTGGGTGATGGATGAACTTCTGCCCAATCTGGGGAAACGTGGACCCCCATCCCTCAAGCTTTGCCTGCACAGCAGGGACTTTGAGTTAGGAAAGGACATTGTGGAGAACATCACGGACAGTCTCTACAAAAGCAGACACACCCTCTGCCTGGTTAGTCGCAACTACCTGCGGAGTACCTGGTGCTCTCTGGAGATGCGTCTGGCAACGTACAGGCTGCTGGCTGAACACAGGGATGTTCTTGTTCTGGTCTTTCTGGAGAAGGTTCCTCATCAACTCTTAAATGTACATCATAGACTGTCCCGGCTGGTGAAGACCCGGACCTACATGGACTGGCCACATGACCCGGCACTGCATAATGCATTCTGGGAGAGACTGTGGAAAAAACTCGCACCCGATTCTGCCTag